Proteins from one Belonocnema kinseyi isolate 2016_QV_RU_SX_M_011 chromosome 8, B_treatae_v1, whole genome shotgun sequence genomic window:
- the LOC117179168 gene encoding exosome complex component RRP40, which yields MMEVRINDVVMPGDIIKEVFPSKGKIKVILGPGLRREGDYVFICKAGVLKKRDPFIYYVNSYEKRYVPNRGENVVGVVTQKAGDIFKVDIGASEQASLSYLGFEGASKRNRPDVQVGDVIFGKLLVASKDMEPELVCVDSLGKKGKLGVLNPDGMLFSCSLSLVRKILNPECPLFKLLAKEHKYELAVGMNGKIWIKAGPSVEETIAVANAILAAEFTPPDEMPALCSQIAKILFKIR from the exons GTTCGAATAAACGATGTTGTAATGCCAGGAGACATTATAAAGGAAGTTTTTCCAAGTAAAGGGAAAATTAAAGTGATTTTGGGTCCAGGACTTCGCCGTGAAGGAgattatgtttttatttgtaaagcCGGTGTTTTAAAGAAACGCGATCCGTTCATTTACTACGTCAATAGCTATGAGAAAAG atacgTTCCAAACCGGGGGGAAAACGTAGTAGGCGTAGTAACTCAAAAAGCTGGCGACATTTTCAAAGTGGACATAGGGGCCAGTGAACAAGCCTCTCTTTCTTACCTAGGCTTTGAAGGTGCCTCCAAACGAAACCGCCCAGACGTCCAGGTTGGCGACGTAATTTTCGGAAAACTACTTGTTGCCAGCAAAGACATGGAGCCAGAGCTCGTTTGCGTCGATTCGCTCGGCAAAAAGGGGAAATTGGGCGTCCTAAATCCCGACGGTATGTTGTTTTCCTGCTCGTTGAGTCTCGTGCGAAAGATTCTAAATCCGGAGTGTCCCCTCTTCAAACTTCTCGCAAAAGAGCACAAATACGAGCTCGCAGTTGGGATGAACGGGAAAATTTGGATTAAGGCTGGACCCTCAGTGGAAGAAACGATTGCCGTCGCAAACGCAATTCTAGCTGCTGAATTCACTCCTCCTGACGAAATGCCGGCTCTTTGTTCCCAGATTgctaaaatacttttcaaaattagatga